The Oncorhynchus mykiss isolate Arlee chromosome 30, USDA_OmykA_1.1, whole genome shotgun sequence genome includes a window with the following:
- the LOC110522682 gene encoding SH2 domain-containing protein 7-like, producing the protein MEPAVESQQDQGTEGNLGTGCRHREMALKWFMETQAPVILHEGNFPSWFEGFITRRDAEEMLRDKELGCFLIRLSDKAMGYILSYRGRDRCRHFVINQSKSGQFIVSGDTEEHETLGELIEHYKTSPIEPFREYLTFSCLESSRGEVYDVIKVNLREKPGVSVRAVRSLWDAQSDQQGDWTRDNPSDHAEEHPPPPTLPPKSSRKPEEEPSVPTVPRVPPVPRRASPLKSSSLDYHQGSAQRRALYAQLEKHKAMNPQPRSLEGLPRAPEGRAEGLGPVAQHQTPPQRGGIPSGKPGAPGPASAPGPDPGTVYSELLSLLDCKSKSLPLLDLDPDSEEGANNSYRLSTPSFTPLRLSPNPTKRTTSPSLLDQSYPSGPSLLDKSYPSGPSLLDQSYHKDTSKRPPIISHSLEHLCNSPIPALVYQLAGRPREQEGTMTSFMTSSMTSSPQEEEEVANSLYAEVPCEPVLRLLLDDTYEHIPELGLKGSARPYEHIPELGLKGSARPYEHIPELGLKGSARPSANNHTYESVEELKSKHTTSSWGIKKWRWLFPERQKK; encoded by the exons AGATGCGGAAGAGATGCTGAGAGACAAAGAACTGGGCTGTTTCCTGATCCGACTAAGTGACAAAGCCATGGGATACATCCTGTCATACAG AGGCCGTGATCGATGCAGACACTTTGTGATCAACCAGAGTAAGTCGGGCCAGTTCATAGTGTCTGGAGACACAGAGGAGCATGAGACCCTGGGAGAACTGATAGAACACTACAAGACCAGCCCCATAGAGCCCTTCAGAGAGTACCTGACCTTTTCCTGTCTAGAG tcttccagaggaGAAGTCTATGACGTCATCAAAGTCAACCTCAGAGAGAAGCCGGGGGTCAGTGTGAGAGCTGTGAGGAGCCTGTGGGACGCACAGAGTGACCAGCAGGGTGACTGGACCAGGGATAATCCTAGCGACCACGCCGAGGagcaccctcctcctcccacacTGCCTCCCAAAAGCAGCAGGAAACCAGAG GAAGAACCCTCTGTGCCAACTGTACCTAGAGTACCACCTGTGCCTAGAAGGGCCAGTCCTTTGAAGAGCAGTTCCCTGGATTACCACCAGGGTAGTGCTCAGAGAAGGGCGTTGTATGCCCAGCTGGAGAAGCACAAGGCCATGAATCCCCAACCCAGGAGCCTGGAGGGTCTACCCAGAGCTCCAGAAGGAAGGGCTGAAGGCCTGGGTCCTGTAGCCCAACATCAAACTCCTCCTCAGAGGGGGGGCATCCCCAGTGGTAAACCTGGAGCCCCAGGCCCTGCCTCAGCCCCTGGACCAGACCCAGGCACAGTCTACTCAGAACTACTCAGCCTGCTGGACTGCAAGAGTAAGTCTCTGCCTCTCCTGGACCTGGATCCTGACTCAGAGGAGGGGGCCAATAACTCCTACAGGCTGAGCACACCTTCTTTTACTCCCCTAAGACTCTCTCCCAACCCCACTAAACGGACCACTAGCCCCTCCCTTCTGGACCAGAGCTACCCATCTGGACCTTCCCTTCTGGACAAGAGCTACCCATCTGGACCTTCCCTTCTGGACCAGAGCTACCACAAGGATACCTCCAAGAGACCTCCAATAATCAGCCACAGTCTGGAACATCTATGTAACAGCCCCATACCTGCCCTCGTGTATCAACTGGCAGGTAGACCCAGGGAACAGGAAGGAACCATGACATCATTCATGACATCATCCATGACATCATCaccacaggaagaggaagaggtagCTAACAGTCTGTACGCTGAGGTCCCTTGTGAGCCGGTCCTCCGTCTCCTACTGGACGACACCTACGAACACATACCAGAGTTAGGACTGAAAGGATCAGCCAGACCTTATGAACACATACCAGAGTTAGGACTGAAAGGATCAGCCAGACCTTATGAACACATACCAGAGTTAGGACTGAAAGGATCAGCCAGACCTTCTGCTAACAACCACACCTATGAATCAGTGGAAGAGCTCAAGTCCAAACACACCACCTCTTCTTGGGGTATAAAG AAATGGAGATGGCTGTTCCCTGAGAGACAGAAGAAATAA